One window of the Shewanella khirikhana genome contains the following:
- a CDS encoding TIGR01621 family pseudouridine synthase produces MFQLIQDEADFIVIDKAPGVHFHSQDGSAGVVATAEARLGLKLYPVHRLDTLTSGLIILAKSSEAAADFTELFSRHGVQKYYLALAKGKPKKKQGKVAGDMAKARRSQHKLLRTMENPAVTQFFSASVDEGLRAYLLKPLTGKTHQLRVALASLGTPILGDELYGGEAADRGYLHAWQLYFCFRGQHFHILSGHPPGAQFALPGFGKLLDEEWGNPDSLEWPKP; encoded by the coding sequence ATGTTTCAACTAATCCAGGATGAGGCCGACTTTATCGTGATTGATAAAGCGCCCGGAGTGCATTTCCACAGTCAGGATGGCAGCGCGGGCGTTGTCGCCACTGCCGAGGCCAGACTTGGGCTCAAGCTGTACCCGGTGCACAGGCTCGACACCCTCACATCCGGGCTCATCATCCTTGCCAAATCCAGCGAGGCCGCCGCCGATTTTACCGAGCTTTTTTCCCGCCACGGGGTGCAAAAATACTATCTGGCACTCGCCAAAGGAAAGCCAAAAAAGAAACAGGGCAAGGTTGCCGGCGACATGGCCAAGGCCCGTCGCAGCCAACATAAACTGCTGCGCACCATGGAAAACCCGGCGGTAACCCAGTTTTTTTCCGCTTCGGTGGATGAAGGGCTGCGCGCTTATCTGCTCAAACCCCTCACCGGCAAGACTCACCAACTGCGGGTGGCGCTGGCCAGCCTTGGCACGCCCATATTGGGGGATGAGCTCTATGGTGGAGAGGCAGCCGACCGCGGCTATTTGCACGCATGGCAGCTGTATTTTTGCTTTCGCGGTCAGCACTTTCATATTCTAAGTGGCCATCCACCCGGGGCGCAGTTTGCTCTGCCAGGCTTCGGCAAGTTGCTGGACGAAGAATGGGGAAATCCGGATAGCCTAGAGTGGCCCAAACCCTGA
- a CDS encoding ABC transporter ATP-binding protein, which produces MPAATDLHVRIHQERGIRIEAAFSCRAGEFLAVVGPSGGGKTTLLRMIAGLAKPESGEIRCGEDVWFDDQQHIHASPQARHIGFVPQHFGLFPKLSALGNIIAGLDHLPKAERLPRALAALEKVNLHGLTDRLPGELSGGQKQRVALARALAREPRVLLLDEPFSAVDRETRERLYLELARLKAELNIPVIMVTHDLNEALLLADSMLLISQGQMLQHGAPQEVFARPRTEAVARQMGLRNIFDAHVVAQDEQKGVTWLKFGERLIASDSLPDVIIGQKVRWVIPNQGIRFNSIASGRLCRSFNILHIRIETLLTLGESVRLEATVLGSGERLNTEIPLHLARKLAITAGVETEVALKSDQLHLLEMIKA; this is translated from the coding sequence ATGCCCGCGGCCACTGATCTGCACGTACGCATTCATCAAGAGCGCGGCATCCGTATCGAGGCGGCGTTTTCCTGCCGTGCAGGGGAGTTTCTGGCAGTGGTCGGCCCGTCCGGCGGCGGCAAGACCACCTTGCTTAGGATGATTGCCGGCCTTGCCAAACCCGAGTCCGGTGAAATCCGCTGCGGCGAGGATGTGTGGTTTGATGACCAGCAACATATCCATGCCTCGCCCCAGGCGCGGCATATCGGGTTTGTGCCGCAGCACTTTGGCCTGTTTCCCAAACTCTCGGCCCTTGGCAATATTATCGCCGGGCTCGATCATCTGCCCAAGGCCGAGCGGCTTCCCAGAGCGCTGGCGGCGCTTGAAAAAGTGAACCTGCACGGCCTTACCGACCGGTTGCCAGGCGAGCTGTCCGGTGGCCAAAAACAGCGGGTGGCACTGGCCAGGGCGCTGGCCCGCGAGCCCAGGGTACTGCTGCTGGACGAGCCCTTTTCGGCGGTCGACAGAGAAACCCGCGAGCGACTGTATCTGGAACTGGCGCGGCTCAAGGCCGAGCTCAATATTCCGGTGATCATGGTGACTCACGATCTAAATGAGGCACTGCTGCTGGCCGACAGTATGCTTTTGATTAGTCAGGGACAAATGCTGCAGCACGGGGCGCCGCAGGAGGTGTTTGCCCGGCCGCGTACCGAGGCAGTTGCCCGTCAGATGGGGCTTCGCAATATTTTCGATGCCCATGTGGTGGCGCAGGATGAGCAAAAAGGCGTGACCTGGCTTAAGTTCGGCGAGCGGCTGATTGCCTCCGACAGCCTGCCGGATGTGATCATAGGCCAGAAGGTGCGCTGGGTTATCCCCAATCAGGGGATTCGCTTCAATTCCATCGCCAGCGGCCGTTTGTGCCGCAGTTTCAATATCCTCCATATCCGCATCGAAACCCTGCTGACCCTGGGTGAGTCGGTGCGGCTCGAAGCCACAGTGCTGGGCTCGGGGGAGCGGCTCAACACCGAAATTCCGCTGCATCTGGCCAGGAAACTCGCCATTACCGCCGGGGTTGAAACCGAAGTGGCACTTAAGTCGGATCAGCTGCATCTGCTGGAGATGATCAAAGCTTAA
- a CDS encoding GGDEF domain-containing protein, with protein sequence MDIQAKLLIQVIILLTGACAAAWALLAGPLRIAPKACWRYAGANALMMLGLMLNTLRTDEPSYLAWFAADLCLLSGIVMLRLGTVFLFRQPIDYRLDLLVWLAAAGAMFAVSPEIDSQQYLGVVFSLAAAILFARLALATYQGLLPSAGPRLSVLLISPMMVAALSFFARLVVILVVDRPEEQFISIQTAKAVPMLWFYLVLTIAINALAIGNALTRLVQKIRLLADKDVLTGLWNRRSAEDTLSQLHHKWQRGGEGYALVLLDLDYFKQINDKHGHQAGDAALRQAALLMTNALRESDVLCRFGGEEFLVILPGAGMKQAHQVAEKLRTCLEARALRWEDQDVPLSASFGCAAVVPGLSVSQLISAADHAMYQAKAAGRNRVMDSSVGAASI encoded by the coding sequence ATGGATATTCAGGCAAAGCTTCTTATTCAGGTCATTATCTTGCTTACCGGCGCCTGCGCGGCGGCGTGGGCGCTGTTGGCCGGTCCGCTGCGGATTGCTCCCAAGGCCTGTTGGCGTTATGCCGGTGCCAATGCCCTGATGATGCTGGGGCTGATGCTCAACACCCTGCGAACCGATGAGCCCAGTTATCTTGCCTGGTTTGCCGCGGATCTGTGCCTCTTGTCCGGTATCGTGATGCTGCGGCTGGGTACTGTATTCCTTTTCAGGCAACCAATTGATTATCGGTTGGATTTACTGGTTTGGCTTGCTGCGGCCGGTGCCATGTTTGCGGTGAGCCCCGAAATCGACTCGCAGCAGTATCTGGGGGTAGTGTTTTCACTGGCGGCGGCGATACTGTTTGCCAGACTGGCTCTTGCTACCTATCAGGGCTTGCTGCCCAGCGCCGGACCGCGATTGTCGGTGCTGCTGATATCGCCCATGATGGTGGCGGCACTGTCGTTTTTCGCGCGGCTGGTGGTAATCCTGGTGGTGGACCGTCCGGAAGAGCAGTTCATCTCGATTCAAACCGCCAAGGCGGTGCCCATGCTGTGGTTTTATCTGGTGCTGACTATTGCCATCAATGCCCTCGCCATTGGTAATGCCCTGACCCGACTGGTGCAAAAAATCCGCCTGCTGGCCGACAAGGATGTGCTCACCGGGCTTTGGAATCGCCGCAGCGCCGAAGATACCCTCAGCCAGCTGCATCACAAGTGGCAACGGGGCGGTGAGGGGTACGCACTGGTGCTGCTGGATTTGGACTACTTTAAGCAAATCAATGATAAACATGGGCATCAGGCGGGGGATGCGGCCCTGCGGCAGGCAGCATTGCTGATGACCAATGCCCTGCGGGAATCCGACGTGCTGTGCCGTTTCGGAGGCGAAGAGTTTTTGGTGATTTTACCGGGGGCGGGAATGAAACAGGCCCATCAGGTAGCTGAGAAGCTGAGAACGTGCCTTGAGGCCAGGGCGCTGCGCTGGGAAGATCAGGATGTGCCCCTCAGTGCCAGTTTTGGCTGCGCTGCCGTGGTGCCGGGGCTCAGTGTGTCACAGCTGATTTCTGCCGCCGACCATGCCATGTATCAGGCCAAGGCCGCAGGTCGCAACCGGGTGATGGACTCCTCGGTGGGTGCGGCCTCGATTTAA
- a CDS encoding sensor histidine kinase, with translation MTLITGALLFTLYRQLVTEQEHQIEQHLETEKQRYIQLAQTVDRRSFAAQIRAADPKSVLVAWRNSYDIVGSLSLMPEDIPLLPETVEFPILTGGPDKLHILTGGLVITRYGPVLIATRTDQLATLIKKFLRAAVTAMTLTIVLTMALGYLFSKAILRRLVQYNRLAQRIERGHYDTRLPISWRQDEFDMLARQFNRVLDTLEANLQAVRGVTDNIAHDLRTPLSHLRIGLEQLRDKPTEEQAEKAEQLIEELDFCLATFDAMLSLTRIEEGQQQLDLQDVELSQLCSDLVEMAELMAEERGQSLTLDLGQPCQLQGDKYLLFQALFNLVDNAIKYAGEGAAIHISQNGREVVISDNGPGIPEDSRERVFERLVRLDPSRHHQGTGLGLSMVKAILSRHQAQIRLEDNQPGLRVIIEFQ, from the coding sequence GTGACGCTGATCACCGGCGCCCTGCTGTTCACCCTGTACCGCCAGTTGGTGACAGAGCAGGAACACCAGATAGAACAACACCTTGAAACCGAAAAGCAGCGTTATATCCAGTTGGCTCAAACCGTGGACAGACGCAGCTTTGCCGCGCAGATCCGCGCCGCCGACCCCAAAAGCGTGCTGGTTGCCTGGCGCAACAGCTACGATATCGTCGGCTCGCTGAGTTTGATGCCGGAAGACATTCCGCTGCTGCCTGAAACCGTAGAGTTCCCCATCCTGACCGGCGGGCCGGACAAGCTGCACATCCTCACCGGAGGCCTGGTGATCACCCGCTATGGCCCTGTGCTGATTGCCACCCGTACCGACCAGTTGGCGACCCTGATTAAGAAGTTCCTGCGCGCCGCCGTGACCGCCATGACCCTGACCATAGTGCTGACAATGGCGCTGGGGTACTTGTTTTCCAAGGCGATTTTGCGCCGTTTGGTGCAATACAACCGACTGGCGCAGCGAATCGAGCGCGGTCACTACGACACCCGTCTGCCCATCAGTTGGCGCCAGGACGAGTTCGATATGCTGGCCAGGCAGTTCAACCGGGTGCTGGATACACTGGAAGCCAACCTGCAGGCAGTGCGCGGCGTGACCGACAACATTGCCCATGACCTGCGTACACCGCTGTCGCACCTGCGGATCGGCCTTGAACAACTGCGGGATAAACCCACCGAAGAGCAAGCCGAGAAAGCCGAGCAACTGATTGAAGAACTGGACTTTTGCCTTGCCACCTTCGACGCCATGTTGTCGTTGACCCGCATCGAAGAAGGTCAGCAACAGCTGGATTTGCAGGACGTTGAGCTGTCGCAGCTGTGCAGCGATTTGGTGGAAATGGCCGAACTGATGGCCGAAGAACGCGGTCAGAGCCTTACTCTGGATTTGGGCCAGCCCTGCCAGCTGCAGGGGGATAAGTATTTACTGTTCCAGGCGCTGTTCAATCTGGTGGATAACGCCATCAAGTATGCCGGTGAAGGCGCGGCTATCCACATCAGCCAGAATGGCCGCGAAGTGGTGATAAGCGATAACGGACCCGGGATCCCCGAAGACAGCCGTGAACGGGTGTTTGAGCGCCTGGTGAGACTAGACCCAAGCCGCCATCATCAAGGCACCGGACTTGGCCTGTCGATGGTGAAAGCGATATTATCGCGCCATCAGGCGCAAATCCGCCTCGAAGACAACCAGCCGGGCCTGCGGGTCATTATCGAGTTTCAGTAA
- the moaA gene encoding GTP 3',8-cyclase MoaA, which yields MSQLQDNFGRKFHYLRMSVTDVCNFKCSYCLPDGYHPNGKPSFLTLSEMENLIGAFAEAGTRKVRITGGEPTLRKDFTDIIRVIADNPAISTIATTTNGYRLEKHAKEWFDAGLRRINVSVDSLDPRMFYQITGENKFDTVMRGIDAALAAGFERVKINAVLLKGLNDKDLPRFLHWIKHTPIDLRFIELMETGLGRDYFQAHHLPGSDIRDKLLAEGWQLDARGAEDGPAQNFSHSDYQGRIGLIMPYEKNFCASCNRLRVSAKGKLHLCLFTEQGLDLRDLLQSPDQRPELLARLEGQLNLKKETHYLHQGITGVTQHLASIGG from the coding sequence ATGGCTATCATCCCAATGGCAAGCCCAGCTTTTTGACCCTGAGCGAGATGGAAAATCTCATCGGCGCCTTTGCCGAGGCCGGCACCCGCAAGGTACGCATTACCGGCGGCGAGCCCACGCTGCGCAAAGACTTTACCGATATCATTCGGGTGATTGCTGACAATCCGGCCATCAGCACCATAGCCACCACCACCAACGGCTACCGGCTCGAAAAGCACGCCAAAGAATGGTTCGATGCGGGTCTGCGGCGCATCAATGTGTCGGTGGATAGCCTCGACCCACGGATGTTTTATCAAATCACCGGCGAGAACAAGTTCGACACCGTAATGCGTGGCATCGATGCGGCGCTGGCAGCCGGGTTTGAGCGGGTGAAAATCAATGCCGTACTGCTCAAGGGCCTGAACGATAAAGACCTGCCGCGCTTTTTGCACTGGATAAAGCACACCCCCATCGACCTGCGCTTTATCGAGTTGATGGAAACCGGCCTTGGCCGCGACTATTTCCAGGCCCATCACCTGCCCGGCAGCGACATTCGCGACAAACTGCTCGCCGAAGGCTGGCAGCTGGATGCGCGCGGCGCCGAGGATGGCCCGGCGCAAAACTTCAGCCACAGCGACTATCAGGGCCGCATCGGGCTTATCATGCCCTATGAAAAGAATTTCTGTGCCAGCTGCAACCGGTTGCGGGTCTCCGCCAAGGGCAAGCTGCACCTGTGCCTCTTTACCGAGCAGGGATTGGATCTGCGTGACTTGCTGCAAAGCCCCGACCAGCGCCCAGAGCTGCTGGCGCGCCTCGAAGGTCAGCTGAATCTCAAAAAAGAAACCCACTACCTGCATCAGGGCATCACAGGCGTCACTCAGCACCTGGCCTCCATCGGCGGCTGA
- a CDS encoding PepSY domain-containing protein, with translation MRYWLLGAMMVVGAASANTSLFNLLSTGERVDPLAMMEKVEAEHPGYISEFELDVEEGELLYEFDVINPEENTLTELTYRATDGALVVQRNSKLEADDHDELEAVKLLERKQMAFSELVRLASQKHQGKLLEAQLEHDLGISYLEFKMVDENGKRKHAFDIQKLKPLPMLQWQ, from the coding sequence ATGAGATATTGGCTGCTTGGAGCAATGATGGTGGTGGGCGCTGCATCTGCCAACACCAGTTTATTTAATTTGCTCAGCACCGGCGAGCGGGTCGATCCCCTGGCCATGATGGAGAAGGTTGAAGCGGAACATCCGGGTTACATTTCCGAGTTCGAGCTGGACGTGGAAGAAGGCGAACTGCTGTACGAGTTCGATGTTATCAATCCGGAGGAAAATACCCTCACCGAATTGACTTACCGCGCCACCGACGGCGCCCTGGTGGTGCAGCGCAACAGCAAACTAGAGGCGGACGATCACGACGAACTCGAAGCGGTAAAATTGCTCGAGCGCAAGCAAATGGCATTTTCTGAGCTGGTACGTCTTGCCAGCCAAAAGCATCAGGGTAAGCTGCTGGAAGCACAGCTGGAGCACGACCTGGGCATCAGCTATCTGGAATTCAAAATGGTGGATGAGAACGGCAAGCGCAAGCACGCCTTCGATATCCAAAAACTCAAGCCACTGCCGATGCTGCAGTGGCAGTAA
- a CDS encoding NirD/YgiW/YdeI family stress tolerance protein produces MRIITPLVLALGLITATSTALTYAAYQGPAANQVSNAKAAANAPDDTQVLLTGRLTKSLGDEHYLFEDSSGEIKVEIDNALFRNLDVTDATVVELKGEVDKEWHGREVEIDSIRVVTSQG; encoded by the coding sequence ATGCGTATCATTACCCCTCTGGTGCTGGCCCTAGGCCTGATAACCGCCACCAGCACCGCACTTACTTACGCCGCCTATCAGGGCCCTGCAGCCAATCAGGTCAGCAACGCCAAGGCCGCCGCCAATGCCCCCGACGATACCCAGGTTTTACTCACAGGTCGCCTGACCAAGAGTTTGGGTGACGAGCACTACCTGTTTGAAGACAGCAGCGGCGAAATCAAGGTCGAAATCGATAACGCCCTGTTCCGTAATCTGGATGTGACCGATGCCACAGTGGTGGAACTCAAAGGTGAAGTCGACAAAGAATGGCACGGCCGTGAAGTCGAAATCGACAGCATCCGTGTGGTGACTTCTCAGGGTTAG
- the moaB gene encoding molybdenum cofactor biosynthesis protein B produces MGHCRESEFKPLKIAVLTLSDTRDETTDTSGAFLVDAVTTSGHILADRRIIKDDKYQIRAVISAWIADPEVQVIISTGGTGFSGRDNTPDAVAPLFDKPIEGFGELFRHLSYVELGTSTVQSRAIGGVANGTAIFCLPGSTGACRTGWNGIIKEQLDARHRPCNFVAHLKAPSQE; encoded by the coding sequence ATGGGACACTGCCGCGAAAGCGAGTTTAAACCCCTCAAAATTGCCGTACTGACCCTGTCAGACACCCGCGATGAAACCACCGACACCTCAGGTGCCTTTTTGGTGGATGCGGTCACAACCAGCGGCCATATTCTGGCAGACAGACGCATCATCAAAGACGATAAATATCAAATCCGTGCGGTGATTTCCGCCTGGATTGCCGACCCCGAAGTACAGGTGATCATCAGCACCGGCGGCACAGGTTTCTCTGGCCGCGACAACACCCCGGATGCGGTCGCGCCCCTGTTCGACAAGCCCATCGAAGGCTTCGGCGAGCTGTTCCGCCATTTAAGCTATGTGGAGCTTGGCACCTCCACGGTGCAGTCCCGCGCCATCGGCGGCGTGGCCAACGGCACCGCCATCTTCTGCCTGCCGGGCTCCACCGGCGCCTGTCGCACCGGCTGGAACGGCATCATCAAAGAGCAGCTCGATGCCCGCCACCGCCCCTGTAACTTTGTCGCTCACTTAAAAGCCCCTTCCCAGGAGTAA
- a CDS encoding response regulator transcription factor: MKVLLVEDDATTSDYIVKGFSEQGHNIEAAADGHQGLLLATSNQYDLIILDRMLPGLDGLALLAALRANANQTPVLILSALSHVDERVKGLRSGGDDYMTKPFAFSELLVRAEILVSRGQSAPVQTHLQAGPLEMELLTRNVTLDGHELMLQPKEFQLLKYLMEHPNQVISRTLLFEAVWDYHFDPRTNVIDVHIAKLRRKFEELGHGELIETVRGAGYRLRQRH, encoded by the coding sequence ATGAAGGTCCTCTTGGTCGAAGACGACGCCACCACATCCGACTACATAGTCAAAGGCTTTTCTGAGCAGGGCCACAACATCGAGGCTGCCGCCGATGGCCATCAGGGGCTGTTGCTCGCCACCAGCAACCAGTACGACCTCATCATTCTTGACCGCATGTTGCCGGGCCTCGACGGCCTGGCTCTGCTGGCCGCGCTGCGCGCCAATGCCAATCAAACCCCGGTGCTGATCCTCTCCGCCCTGTCCCACGTGGACGAGCGTGTCAAAGGGCTTCGCAGCGGCGGCGACGACTACATGACGAAGCCGTTTGCCTTCTCAGAGCTGCTGGTGCGCGCCGAAATTCTGGTGTCACGCGGCCAATCGGCGCCGGTGCAAACCCACCTGCAGGCAGGACCGCTGGAAATGGAGCTGCTCACCCGCAATGTCACCCTCGACGGCCATGAGCTGATGCTGCAACCCAAGGAGTTTCAACTGCTCAAGTACCTGATGGAACACCCCAATCAGGTCATCAGCCGTACTCTGCTGTTTGAAGCTGTGTGGGATTATCACTTCGACCCGCGCACCAATGTGATTGACGTGCATATCGCCAAACTCAGACGCAAATTTGAAGAGCTGGGCCACGGCGAGCTGATTGAAACCGTGCGGGGGGCTGGTTATCGCCTTCGTCAAAGGCATTAA
- the moaC gene encoding cyclic pyranopterin monophosphate synthase MoaC, protein MSSFTHINDAGNAHMVDVTDKSVTEREARAEAYIEMAPETLEMILSGKHHKGDVFATARIAGIMAAKKTSDLIPLCHPLALTKVEVELEPEVEHNRVRITSLCKLSGKTGVEMEALTAASVAALTIYDMCKAVQKDMVIGQVRLLEKRGGKSGHFKV, encoded by the coding sequence ATGAGTTCTTTTACCCATATCAATGACGCGGGCAACGCCCATATGGTGGATGTGACCGACAAGTCGGTGACCGAGCGCGAGGCCCGTGCCGAGGCTTATATCGAGATGGCGCCCGAAACCCTGGAGATGATCCTCTCAGGCAAGCATCACAAGGGTGACGTGTTCGCCACCGCCCGCATCGCAGGCATTATGGCTGCCAAGAAAACCTCTGATTTAATTCCGCTTTGCCACCCGCTGGCGCTGACCAAGGTGGAAGTGGAGCTGGAACCCGAGGTGGAACACAATCGGGTGCGGATCACCAGTCTGTGTAAACTCTCGGGCAAAACTGGGGTCGAAATGGAAGCCCTCACCGCCGCCTCTGTGGCCGCGTTGACCATTTACGATATGTGCAAAGCGGTGCAGAAAGACATGGTGATTGGCCAGGTGCGCCTGCTCGAGAAGCGTGGCGGCAAGTCCGGCCACTTCAAGGTTTAG
- a CDS encoding YqaE/Pmp3 family membrane protein, protein MDTNKLLLVIIAILLPPVAVFLKEGAGKHLLINIILCLFFFIPGLLHALWVVTKS, encoded by the coding sequence ATGGATACCAATAAGCTGCTGCTCGTGATCATCGCCATTCTGCTGCCACCTGTGGCAGTGTTTTTGAAAGAAGGCGCTGGCAAGCACCTGCTGATCAACATCATTCTGTGCCTGTTTTTCTTTATCCCCGGCCTGCTGCACGCCCTCTGGGTTGTGACCAAAAGCTGA
- the moaE gene encoding molybdopterin synthase catalytic subunit MoaE, translating into MQTSRILVQTADFNVPEEYQRIAADHQDGAVVTFVGKVRDFNEGNQISDLTLEHYPGMTEKVLEQIAAEARGRWPLNHLTIIHRVGTMHLGEQIVFIGVSSAHRKAAFAACEFLIDFLKTKAPFWKLESSDKGQGWVEARDADEQAAKAWEK; encoded by the coding sequence ATGCAAACCAGTCGTATTTTGGTGCAAACCGCCGACTTCAACGTGCCCGAAGAGTATCAGCGTATTGCTGCCGATCATCAGGATGGCGCCGTGGTCACCTTCGTTGGTAAGGTCCGCGACTTCAATGAAGGCAATCAAATCAGTGACCTGACCCTGGAGCATTACCCCGGCATGACCGAAAAGGTGCTGGAGCAAATCGCCGCTGAGGCCCGTGGCCGCTGGCCGCTCAATCACCTGACCATTATCCACAGGGTCGGCACCATGCACCTGGGCGAGCAAATCGTGTTTATCGGTGTCAGCAGTGCCCACCGCAAGGCCGCCTTCGCCGCCTGCGAGTTTCTGATTGATTTTTTAAAGACCAAAGCGCCCTTCTGGAAACTTGAGAGCAGCGACAAGGGTCAGGGCTGGGTCGAAGCGCGCGATGCCGACGAGCAGGCCGCCAAAGCCTGGGAGAAGTAA
- the modA gene encoding molybdate ABC transporter substrate-binding protein gives MADTITVAAAANIKFAMEDIARQFEADSGHKLRVSYGSSGNFASQIRHGAPFELFLSADERYVTHLHQSGVTASDGDIYAYGRLALVAAKGSPLTLDENLTGLKALVASGELRRFALANPELAPYGERGRELLKAANLWDGIKDKLVLGENVSQAAQFAISGSAQGGLVALSLAKAPQFVARANYVAIPEHKHAPLAQRMVLLPKASAAAQELYAFLQGDKARAIFADYGFSLPTKDARLEASH, from the coding sequence ATGGCCGATACCATCACAGTGGCGGCAGCGGCCAATATCAAATTCGCCATGGAAGACATTGCCCGCCAGTTTGAAGCAGACAGCGGCCACAAGCTCAGGGTCAGCTACGGCTCGTCGGGCAACTTTGCCTCGCAAATCCGCCATGGCGCCCCATTCGAGCTGTTTTTGTCGGCGGACGAGCGCTATGTAACTCACCTGCATCAAAGCGGGGTGACAGCAAGCGACGGTGATATCTATGCCTACGGCAGACTGGCGCTGGTGGCGGCCAAGGGCTCACCGCTGACGCTCGATGAAAACCTCACCGGCCTCAAGGCGTTGGTGGCGTCCGGAGAGCTGCGCCGCTTTGCGCTGGCTAACCCTGAACTTGCCCCCTACGGCGAGCGCGGCCGCGAGCTGCTAAAGGCCGCAAACCTGTGGGATGGCATCAAAGACAAGCTGGTGCTGGGCGAAAACGTGTCCCAGGCGGCGCAGTTTGCCATATCAGGGTCGGCTCAGGGCGGTTTGGTGGCGCTGTCGCTGGCCAAGGCGCCACAGTTTGTCGCCCGAGCCAACTATGTGGCCATTCCCGAACACAAACACGCACCACTGGCCCAGCGCATGGTGCTGCTGCCCAAGGCGTCCGCTGCCGCCCAGGAGCTGTATGCCTTCCTTCAGGGCGACAAGGCCCGCGCTATCTTTGCTGACTACGGCTTCTCGCTGCCGACCAAGGATGCCAGGCTGGAGGCCAGCCACTGA
- the modB gene encoding molybdate ABC transporter permease subunit, translating into MDWQALWLSGKLALVTVLILLPLSILAARVLAYRQFRGKSLIEALIMVPLVLPPTVVGYYLLVSFGSQSVLGVWLRETFGIELVFHFSGLVLASVLVNIPFAIQPIQRAFEAIPMDVRDAAACCGMSRFKILTRIELPMIWPGLVTALVLTFSHVLGEFGVVLMMGGNISGETKTISIAIYDSVQAFDFDSAGAMSLILLLFAISALALTTSLSRRMGGNHARGH; encoded by the coding sequence ATGGATTGGCAGGCGCTGTGGCTCTCAGGCAAGCTGGCACTGGTGACAGTGCTGATTCTGCTGCCGTTATCGATTCTGGCGGCAAGGGTGCTTGCCTATCGCCAGTTTCGCGGCAAAAGCCTGATTGAGGCGCTTATCATGGTGCCGCTGGTGCTGCCGCCCACAGTCGTGGGTTATTACCTGCTGGTGAGCTTTGGCAGCCAGAGTGTGCTGGGGGTGTGGCTGCGGGAAACCTTCGGTATCGAGCTGGTGTTTCATTTCTCCGGCCTGGTGCTGGCCTCGGTGCTGGTGAATATTCCCTTTGCGATTCAGCCTATTCAGCGCGCCTTTGAAGCCATTCCCATGGATGTGCGCGACGCCGCCGCCTGCTGCGGCATGAGCCGCTTTAAAATTCTCACCCGCATCGAACTGCCGATGATCTGGCCCGGACTGGTAACAGCGCTGGTACTGACCTTCTCCCATGTACTGGGTGAATTTGGCGTGGTGCTGATGATGGGCGGCAATATCAGCGGCGAAACCAAAACCATCTCCATTGCCATTTACGACAGCGTGCAGGCGTTTGATTTTGACTCGGCCGGCGCCATGTCGCTCATTTTGCTGCTGTTTGCCATCAGCGCCCTGGCGCTGACCACCAGCTTGTCGCGCCGAATGGGAGGAAACCATGCCCGCGGCCACTGA
- the moaD gene encoding molybdopterin synthase sulfur carrier subunit, with translation MINVLFFAQVRELLGESSLSIEAGSNTATADALRQTLAARSDKWSKVLASDKLLVAVNQTLCHWDTEINDGDEVAFFPPVTGG, from the coding sequence ATGATTAACGTACTTTTCTTTGCGCAGGTGCGCGAACTTCTTGGTGAATCCTCCTTAAGCATCGAAGCCGGCAGCAATACAGCCACCGCCGATGCTCTGCGCCAGACCCTGGCCGCGCGCAGCGACAAATGGAGCAAGGTGCTGGCCTCGGACAAGCTGCTGGTCGCGGTGAATCAGACCCTGTGCCACTGGGATACCGAAATCAACGACGGCGACGAAGTGGCCTTCTTCCCGCCCGTGACCGGAGGCTGA